The Microbacterium sp. Nx66 genome contains a region encoding:
- a CDS encoding RNA polymerase sigma factor, translated as MSSRADDAALIGAFEACAPDLLAYLARRVGADDAGDLLGETMVVAWRRVRHLPDDPERARMWLFGVARKTLLNHARGERRRRALHERVRGEGEGSRLQAPPADGGAEVRDAIARLDPDLAEVIRLVHWDGFSLTDAAALLGVPASTVRGRHQRAKTLLRAALSVEAPLA; from the coding sequence GTGAGCAGCCGTGCCGACGACGCGGCGCTGATCGGCGCGTTCGAGGCGTGCGCCCCGGATCTCCTGGCCTACCTCGCGCGTCGGGTCGGGGCGGATGACGCCGGCGACCTGCTCGGCGAGACGATGGTCGTCGCCTGGCGGCGCGTCCGGCATCTGCCCGACGACCCCGAACGGGCGCGGATGTGGCTGTTCGGAGTCGCTCGCAAGACCCTGCTCAACCACGCCCGCGGTGAGAGGCGTCGGCGCGCCCTGCACGAACGGGTGCGGGGAGAGGGAGAGGGATCCCGGCTGCAGGCACCGCCGGCGGACGGGGGCGCGGAGGTGCGCGACGCCATCGCCCGCCTGGATCCCGACCTCGCGGAGGTCATCCGCCTGGTGCACTGGGACGGATTCAGCCTGACCGATGCGGCCGCACTGCTCGGGGTCCCCGCGTCCACGGTCCGGGGGCGTCACCAGCGGGCCAAGACACTGCTCCGTGCCGCGCTGAGCGTGGAGGCTCCGCTCGCGTAG
- a CDS encoding TetR/AcrR family transcriptional regulator, with amino-acid sequence MNRTGRAGRPKASSRETLAEAACELFLERGYEATSIADITQRAGVSRSSFFNYFTSKSDVLWSGIDERIGVAIAALDDLGREATGARVRGILQGIVDDFAPDPLALALRNAEAMALEVELVRETGVRLARLAAAVSRAACAAGIDVMRADVLGAAQAAAVLSALRVWAEEGAGRGTPESVLREALARVHDLPWGSDARTDRCRPDTSVMKASLTRRTP; translated from the coding sequence ATGAACCGGACTGGTCGCGCCGGCCGCCCGAAGGCTTCCTCGCGCGAGACCCTCGCAGAGGCCGCCTGCGAGCTCTTCCTGGAGCGCGGGTACGAGGCCACCTCCATCGCCGACATTACCCAGCGGGCGGGGGTCAGCCGTTCGAGCTTCTTCAACTACTTCACGTCGAAGAGCGACGTGCTGTGGTCCGGCATCGACGAGCGCATCGGCGTCGCGATCGCCGCGCTGGACGACCTCGGCCGCGAGGCCACGGGGGCGCGGGTGCGCGGGATCCTGCAGGGGATCGTGGACGATTTCGCCCCGGATCCGTTGGCGTTGGCGCTGCGGAATGCGGAGGCCATGGCGCTCGAGGTGGAGCTGGTGCGGGAGACGGGTGTCCGTCTGGCCCGCCTCGCCGCCGCGGTCTCCCGTGCGGCGTGCGCGGCGGGTATCGATGTGATGCGTGCGGACGTGCTGGGAGCGGCGCAGGCGGCCGCCGTCCTGTCCGCCCTGCGCGTCTGGGCCGAGGAGGGGGCAGGCCGCGGCACACCGGAGTCCGTGCTCCGCGAGGCGCTCGCCCGCGTGCACGATCTGCCCTGGGGGAGTGACGCGCGGACGGATCGGTGTCGGCCGGACACGTCAGTGATGAAGGCATCCCTGACGAGGAGGACACCATGA